Proteins encoded by one window of Fusarium graminearum PH-1 chromosome 1, whole genome shotgun sequence:
- a CDS encoding dihydroceramide delta(4)-desaturase, translated as MSSTVTSRAKGNGPAAPEHNDVAEKTTDFFWTYTEEPHRTRRLAIIKAHPEITKLCGPEPLTKWVVLGVVSLQVFLAWMLQSTPFFSWKFWAVAYVFGATANQNLFLAIHEISHNLAFKSPRLNRLIAIFANLPIGIPYSASFRPYHLTHHKSLGVDGLDTDLPTAFEAVFLDSILGKSFFCTFQIFFYALRPMAIYRIPLTQIHFLNIVVQVTFDLILLKYASVNSLLYLLLSSFLAGSLHPLAGHFIAEHYVYETVTPSARDPENKIPVPETFSYYGPLNWFTYNVGLHNEHHDFPAIPWTRLHAVRDIAHEFYDPLPRHESWCYAIWRFIFDENVGMSCRVKRKQGGRLVGGGAVADWKQSEIEAI; from the exons ATGTCCTCAACTGTCACTTCAAGGGCGAAGGGCAATGGCCCAGCTGCGCCAGAGCACAACGACGTCGCCGAAAAGACCACCGATTTCTTCTGGACGTATACCGAGGAACCTCACCGAACTCGTCgtctcgccatcatcaaggctCACCCCGAG ATCACCAAGCTCTGCGGTCCCGAACCTCTTACCAAATGGGTCGTCCTCGGCGTCGTCTCcctccaagtcttcctcGCGTGGATGCTCCAGTCGacacccttcttctcgtggAAGTTCTGGGCTGTAGCCTACGTCTTTGGCGCGACCGCCAACCAGAACCTGTTTCTCGCTATTCACGAGATCTCGCATAACTTGGCTTTCAAGAGTCCTCGTCTCAACCGTTTGATCGCTATCTTTGCCAACCTTCCCATTGGCATTCCCTACAGCGCTTCGTTCCGA CCTTACCATCTTACTCACCACAAGTCCCTCGGcgttgatggcctcgataCCGATCTCCCCACTGCTTTCGAGGCAGTCTTCCTCGACTCGATTCTCGGAAAGTCTTTCTTCTGCACTTTCCAGATCTTCTTCTACGCCCTGCGACCCATGGCCATCTACCGCATCCCCTTGACTCAGATCCACTTCCTCAACATTGTCGTTCAGGTAACCTTTGATCTGATTCTCCTCAAGTACGCCTCCGTCAACTCTCTGCTCTACCTTCtgctctcttccttcctcGCAGGAAGTCTGCACCCCCTGGCCGGCCACTTCATTGCAGAGCACTACGTCTACGAGACCGTCACGCCCTCCGCTCGCGACCCCGAGAACAAGATCCCCGTTCCCGAGACCTTTTCTTACTACGGACCTCTCAACTGGTTCACCTACAACGTCGGTCTTCACAACGAGCACCATGACTTCCCCGCCATCCCCTGGACCCGTCTCCACGCTGTGCGAGACATTGCTCACGAGTTTTACGACCCCTTGCCCCGTCACGAGAGCTGGTGCTACGCCATCTGGcgcttcatctttgatgagaaCGTTGGCATGAGCTGCCGTGTCAAGCGCAAGCAGGGTGGTCGTCTCGTTGGAGGCggtgctgttgctgactgGAAGCAGTCTGAGATTGAGGCGATTTAA